The Spinacia oleracea cultivar Varoflay chromosome 2, BTI_SOV_V1, whole genome shotgun sequence DNA segment tgattttttttaggaaaagggtttttggcgggaaaatgtTGCACCTTGAAGTGatatgtgtcattcctggtgtatgttttagtatatatatatatatatatatatatatatatatatatatatatatatatatatatatatatatatatatatatatatatatatatatatatatatatatatatatatatatatatatatatatatatattaaaaacaaatcaattgggaAATGGTTCAACTACTCCATCTATTCCATAATGATGTTCCAATTTCTATTTTTCACGTTTGTCAATACATGTTTTATATCATTTGGATCAACTCCAATGGTAAACTtatttgacaattagcttgttatgccatataagatttcaagctattttaTTTTCTAGCTAATTTGTACTCCAATGGCTAGCAACTAGCTTGCCATTTAAATTGGTctcacttgtcaattaattatttgacaaTTTTTAACAACTATTTATCAAGAAATTGGCTTAACTAAGCCAATTTGCTTGGCCACTCCAATTctctagctattagcttgaaacttttataaattgcAAGCTACTCCCtggctacaaccattggagtttCTCTTATATCTCTTATTCCGGGAATGAAACAAGTAGCTAGGCTCGGATGAGGCTTAATCGATGGATGAGAAAGACCTTGTTTGTAATAGTTGATGGGATTGAATGTACCTACACACGAGATGAAGTAACTAGCCTCGAGGGTGGATTCGAGGAAAGTTAACCGGAAAAATAGATGTTCTGGTCAGACTCATCAACAAGTCTCTTCCATTCTTCCAGCTGCTCAAAGGAGCAAAGAATTCAAATGGGGAGAAGAGTAGAAATAAAAAATCCACATTAGTAAAAATCACCTCAAGAGCCTTCAACAATTGTCAGACTAGAGCCAAATGATGTGCTAAAACTATATGTCCCGTCCTCGAGAAACACAGTAGCAACTGCTTTAGTCCTGGAGAAAAACCTATTCAGCAGCCACTATACTTCGTCATCCATGTGCTGAGCGAAGCACAACATCGATATCTTTCGATTGAAAAATGACATTCACAATTATGATAGCAGCTAGAAAATTGAAACCATATTTTGATTCTCATAAAGTGCAGGTCCTGACAGATAAGCCAATAGAGAAATCATTACATAGGCTAGACACTTCGAGACTGTTAAAATAAGCAGTTGAACTATCTATGTATGCCATAGATTACAAGCCCATGACTGCGATAAAAGCACATGCCTTAACCAATTTCATAGCAGAGACATCATATGAGGAAGAAGTGCATGGAACCCCTAGGAACATGGAACATATCAGTAGATGGTTCGACATTATTTACTGGCTCTAGAGTTGGGATTAAAATGACACCCCATAGGGCATTGTGTTTGAATATGCcctaaaattcaaattcaaattcaaattcaaagcctccGACAATgaagcagaatatgaagcaacAATTGTAGCAATCCAAATGTGCATAGtagatgcaaaaaaaaaaaaacatactcgAGACATACATATTCCCAATTGGTCGCTTAgctccctctgtccctttttGTTTCCCCCATAGCCAAAATTCACTTTAAAAACTCGGTGTAAAATTTGTACATGGGTTAATAAAATGGGTCTATGGGGAGATAAAGAGACCAAATGGAAATATTTACCATTTAAAATGTAGAGCTCTGTAGTAAAAATGGCATTGTAAACCAAAGAGACTGTGAAGATAATACTTTTTCGGATCAATTCATTGTTGAACCTATGtgttaatacggagtacatgtACGAGGAAGCCAAAATCGTAGGCTGTtatgtttttgtaaaaacataacagcaaaaaaaatcaatgaaatGGTACATCTTTTGATCGAAATGGTACATCTTTTGATCGAAATGGTACTCTGTTTTTAATGAAATGATACTCTTTTTAACGAAATGGCACTATGTTTAACAAAATGGTACTCTTTTTTAATGAAATGATACTCTTTTTTAAATAAATGGTACATATTTAACATTGTGATGTGTTTGCTCACACATCACAACATGCCGCCTCGCCGACCTCGTACATGTACACACCAAGCACACGAGTGtaaaataaacaaaagaaataagGCCAGTAGACTGATTAGTAGTCAAGCCAAAATATTGTGTGTGTGAGTGTGACTGTGTTCATACATGTTCACACCAAACTTTGCCGCAATAATAAAGACTGTGGTCACTGAATGCTGAAACCGCGTGGAATTGCTACTACCAAAAACACAATATCCCCCGGtcctagagctgtcaaaatgGTTACTCAAGTCGGGTCTAAGTCTGGTCatctcgggtctcgggtcatgatctggtcgggtcgtgtcgggtcatTTTATCACCGGGTGCagatcgggttcgggtcgggttcggtcaGGTTGAAAATTTGTCGGGTTATTTTTCCATTTCGGTATAGGTCGGGTTCGGTTCGAGTTCGGGTCGGGTCTTTTTCTAATCGGGTACAAttacgggttcgggtcttaacgAGTCGCGTCAAGTTCGAATCGGATAATTACCGGGTTGGTTAAAATTCAGGTCGGATTCACTATAGAACACGGGTTAAGACCGGGTCGATAGCTATCAGAATTAGTCAAGTTTTAAGcttataattaacttttataaatttagttaaatttggtttaacgcttttcacttgttctagattaggtaattataaaaaatatattaacttgatttaagttattatttagttaggtcAATGACAAACCGGGTTGTCAACAGGTCGCGTAAATTCAGATAACGGGTTGTCGCGAATTTAGTCAATAACAGGTTTCATCGGGTTATAATCGGTTTCGGGTTAACATCAGGTCGGGTgttgaatcgggttcgggtcattttaCGGTCGGGTATCAGGTTCGGGTCCGGGTCATGCATTAACGGGTCAAAATCGGTCGTCGGTTTTAACGGGTTGGATACGGTCGGGTTACGGGTTTCctattttaacaaaatttcGGGTCTCGGGTCGGGATCGGGTCCTTAAAAATAcaggtcggttcaggtcggtttctcgggtcgggtcagtttttgacagctatACCCGGTCCCCTTCAAAAGCCCTGACATTCATTAttcgtttttcatttttcatttttcatttttcatttatacggagtacaaatCTTTTTCAATCCTTTCTTCACTACTCAGTAATCAGTAAATCCTTTAGGTATGTCTTATTACCTGTTTCCATATGCAACCCACCTCATTCTATTGGGATTTCGGATTCAACTTTGGTAACAACTAGGTTGGGTTTAATGCTTTGGTACTATTGTTACTTGTTGGTAATTTCATTGATGTTTCAAAACTGAAATGATCTCCAAACATTTCACACTGCAAAGTTGGTAATTTTCTCTTCATTTCTCTCCTACTTAAATCTTCAATGGAAGAAGCTAGGTACTTCACTTTCAGTTGCAccatttttatgttattttttattcCTGTTTTATTTCAAACCGCGTTTTCTTTGACTTCTGATGAAAATGCTTTAACTTCACTTTTTGCAAACTGGGTGGTTCCTAATTCAGTAAAACTTAACTGGGTTTCTTCCAATTCTAGCCCATGTTCATGGGTTGGTATTCAATGTGACAAAACCCATCATGTAGTTTCTCTCAGCTTGTCAAATTTTAGCATTTCCGGGGTTTTAGGTGCAGAAATTGGTGAATTGTCTCATTTGAAATCTATTGATCTTAGTTTTAACAACATTTCCGGTACAATTCCTGCTGATATTTCCAATTGTAGTCTTCTTCGGTCTTTGGACCTTTCAAACAACCATTTGAGTGGTGAAATTCCTGAAACCTTGGGAAATTTGCATAAGTTGAGGGTTCTTAGCTTGTATAACAACTTTTTAACATCCTGGATTCCGGAATCATTGTTTGGGATTTCACATTTGCAATCACTCTTTCTGAGTGATAACCAGCTCAGGGGCTCAATTCCTTCCAATATAGGAAATGCCAGTGAACTTGTTTCTCTTTATCTTTATGGAAATCAGTTATCTGGAATAATACCTTCTTCTTTAGGAGATTGTACCGCCCTTACAGAAGTCTTATTGAGTGATAATCAACTTGTAGGTTTACTGCCTGAGAGTCTAAATAACCTTGAAAATTTGAGCTATCTAGATGTCAGCTCAAACAGCTTGGAAGGTTCCATTCCTATAGGTTCAGGTTCAGGTAGCTGTGAGAATTTGCAAGGAATTGTTTTGTCGTTTAATAAATTTGGTGGTGTTATTCCTCATGGTTTGGGTAACTGCAGCAATATGGAGCTGTTTTCTGTAGTGAATAACCACTTGACAGGAAACATCCCAGCTTCATTAGGTCGGCTTTCCAAGCTTTCTGAACTTTACCTTTCAGAGAACTTTCTGTCAGGGAAGATACCGCCAGAACTTGGGAACTGCGAATCTTTGACCAAGTTACACCTCAAAGAGAACAAACTTGTGGGTGAGATTCCAACTGAACTTGGGTTTCTAAGTAAATTAAGCAACCTTGAATTATTTAATAATCGACTCACAGGAGAGTTTCCACTCAGCATTTGGAAAATTCAGACCCTTGAGCATGTTATGATTTATGGTAACAGCTTATCAGGAGAGCTGCCTCAGGAACTGACAGAGCTGATGAACCTCAAGAATATCTCTTTACATGAGAACCATTTTTCCGGGGTCATACCACGAGGTTTGGGGATCAATAGTAGTTTGGTGCAGGTTGAATTCACAAACAACAAATTCAGTGGCGAAATTCCTCCTCACCTTTGTTTTGGTAAACAGCTCAAGGTTCTTAACATGGGTCAAAATATGCTTAGTGGTGGTGTACCTCCTGACATTGGAAGTTGCTCAAGTTTGACTAGGTTGAGACTTAATCAAAATAAGCTCACAGGAATGCTACCTGAATTTTCCGAGAATCACAACCTCCTTTTTATGGACTTGAGTGAAAATAATATTCGTGGGAAAGTGCCGCCGAGCCTTGGGAACTGTCGTAATATCACCGCAATCAAtttgtcattgaacaaccttacTGGATTTTTGCCACCAGAGCTTGGAAACTTGACAAATCTTCAAGCAGTAAACCTATCTCGCAATTGTTTAGGAGGACCATTGCCACCTCAACTTGGGAATTGGAATAATTTGCTTCAGTTTGATATGGCTTTCAATTCCTTGAATGGATCTATTCCATCAACTCTTAGAAGCTGGACACTCTTATCTACCTTGAATCTAAGAGAGAACAGTCTTAGTGGAGATGTTCCTTCATTTTTATCCGAACTCCAAATGCTCTCAGAACTTCAACTTGGTGGCAATCTATTACAAGGAGAAATTCCTTCTACAATTGGTTTGTTGACGAATTTAAAATACGCTTTGAATCTTAGTAACAATAAGCTAACTGGTGAATTGCCTTCTAGTCTGGGGGCATTGGCCAATCTACAGCAGCTGGATGTGTCTCACAACAATTTATCAGGATCCTTGTCAACTCTTGGTAATATACCTTCTTTGGTTGAGGTTGATGTCTCATACAATTTGTTCTCTGGTCCGATACCCTCCACACTAATGAACCTGTTGAATAAATCACCATCATCGTTCTTCGGAAATTCTCAACTTTGTGTTGACTGCTCTCATGTCACTGATTCTAACTGTACAGCACAAAGATACATTATGCCATCATGTGATGATGGGATAGGGAGTAAAAATCATAGGAGTGGCTTTGACAGTATTCACATTGCAATAATAGCTCTTGGGTCATCTCTTTTTGTTGTGCTTCTTGCCCTTTTCGTTTACTTTATCTGTGTCAGAGGCCGAGGAGGAGGACAGAAAGAAGATGTTGAATTGTCAAATCAGGAAGGTACGTCCTTCCTGCTCAACAAAATAATGGAGGCTACTGAAAATCTGAATGAAAAATACATCATCGGGAGAGGAGCTCATGGAACTGTCTACAAAGCCTCCTTGGGTCCAGAAAAAATATATGCTGTCAAGAAGCTTGATTTTGGTGGTTCAAATGAGAGTATGATTAGAGAAGTGCAGACACTAGGGAAGATCAGGCATAGAAATTTAGTCAAATTGGAAGGTTTTTGGTTGAGGAAGGGTTATGGACTGATACTGTATGATTACATGGAAAATGGAAGCCTTCGTGATGTTCTACAGCAGACAGATCCTCCATGGGATGTTCGATACAAAATAGCTCTTGGAATGGCCCAAGGATTGGCATACCTCCATTTTGATTGTATTCCTGCTATCATACACCGTGATATTAAACCTGAAAACATACTCTTGGACTCTGATATGGAGCCTCACATCTCAGACTTTGGCATTGCTAAGCTTTTAGATCAATCACCAATTTCAGCACAATCTCTTGCAGTTCCTGGAACAACCGGCTATATTGCACCAGGTACCGCTTCTAGTCTAGTCTGCTGCTTTTCCTCCTTTATATATTGGACTGGTTATCATGTTGCTCGTTATAGATAGAAGCTGCAATTTATATTTATCTGAAataagttattttattttataaatttttaagcAAATACGTGAGCTAAAAAATAGAACTTGTTTACCATACTTCTTCTGCAGAAAATGCCTTTGCAACAAAAAGGAGTAATCAGTCAGATGTATATAGCTATGGGGTGGTAATGCTTGAACTGTTAACCAGAAAGAAAGCAGTAGATGCATCATTTCCTGAGGGGATGGATTTAGTCGGATGGGTCAGGTCAGCTTTGGAGTGTTCTGAGCCAAACGATCATGTGATTGATGAAACTCTACGGGAGGAATATCTAGATTCAAAGATCATGGAACAAGTACTTGACGTACTTTCCATAGCTCTGAGATGCACAGAAAGGGAACCGGGCAAAAGACCGACCATGAGAGGTGTTGTGAAGCAGTTAGAGGACATCAATCCTGCTGCAAGAGGGAAGAGATCTTAGAAGATTCTCTCAGGTTTCTCTCTTCTAACTTAATTTCCTATGTTGTTTTGGACTACAATGTAGATCCCACCCTTCTGTTTATTTCATGCATCCTATGTTGACCACTATTGTCATAGAAGAAAAGCTCAACTCTTGTTTGATCTTATATATGATGACTTGCTAGTGTTGTTACTCGTCGATGCACAATTATGCATCTACCTTGCTTCTTTGTTTAGTGGTGTAAACCCTCCATTCATTCTATTTCAGCACATACTACTTTGGTTTAAAAGAAAACATATTAAACTTAATGTCATCTTAACAGAGAACTTATTCAAACCAAACTCACTTGCTGCATTAATATTGTAATCAAACAAGGACCTTACGTTCTTACATATATTTATGAAGTTGCTTTCAACTCGAGATCATATATCAAACCGTTTTTTTTTCTGTTGGGGTGGGGGGCTAAGGGGCACTAGTTCCTGAAATACTGTTACCAATATATAAATATAGGGAGTAAAACCCTGAGGTGGCTTTGCATATGCAAAGCAGGGTTGGTCTGAATGTCAGAAGCCAGCCTTTATTTTAGAATCTGTTCCTGCATGTACGGTTGAAGTTTCCTAGAGTTTTAGGAACACAAACTCTTCGACTGCCTGAACTTGTCCAATCTTGCTGAGGGCATCCTCTTGAGGTTCTTCATCGACACCAATTGCCATTATAGCCTTGTGCTTCTTACTAGTCCTCCCAACACTCATAAAGTTAACATTGACATTATTATCAGCTAGAATGTTCCCTACTTTGCCAATCATGCCTGGTTGATCAACCTGCCTGCAAAGGATAATGTTCCCTTCAAGACTTACATCCACAGCAAAAGACCCAACACGGGTCAAATGGGGAATCCCGTCCTTAACTTTTCCTTCGATGCTTATATCCCCCTTTTCCGAGATGGTACTCTCGAATTTGGACTGTACATTTGGGATCTGAATTTGGAGTGAGTGGATTGGATTCTCATGAGATGAGTCTGCAGAAACTCGCTCCTCAGTAATTCGAAGACCCTTCTGTTTGGCAGTGAAGTCTGCATTGACAAGGTTGATGTGCATATCAGAGATGGGTTCAATGATACCTTTGGTGATCATTGCTCTGAGGAGTCTAGTATCAAGGTCATCTGGGCCTCTTGCTGATCTGTAAGACACTTTGATTGTCTGGATACCGCTTCCTCCAGCCACCAACTGTACTGCTAGTCTGCCTAGCTTCTCAGCTAACTGGATATAAGGAGCTAGTTCTGATAAAACCTCAGCAGGTACCATTGGCGCGTTGACTGCAGTTGCAGAGAGTTCACCTTTCAATGCTCCAGTAACAGCCTCTGCTATCTCAATAGCCACTCCTTCCTGATGAATTAATTTCAGGTAAAGAATTAATCAAGTGTGAAACTGGAATCTGGATtggttacaaaaaaaaaagagtaattaATAAACCTGAGCTTCTTTGGTACTGGCTCCAAGATGAGGTGTGACAGTGACGTTTTGATGCTGTACCAATTTGCTATCCTTAGAAGGGGGTTCCTCTGAGAAAACATCAAGTGCTGCCTGGGCAACAATGCCAGTGTCGAGAGCCCTAATCAAAGCATCTTCGTCAATAACACCACCCCTAGCAACATTAACGAGGCGTACACCTTTCTTCATCTTAGAAAAGGTGGTGTCATTGAAGACTTTCTTAGTTGCCGGAGTAAGAGGCATATGTAAGGAGACAAAGTCAGCAGTGGAGATGGCCTGGTCGAAAGAAACCAATTCAACACCAACTGCACGTGCTCTGTCTGCCGGAGCATAAGGATCATGAGCAATCACATGCATTCCCAGTCCTTTAGCTCTTCTAGCAACTTCTGATCCTACCTTCCCAAATCCCATTATAGCCAAAGTCTTCCCCACCAGAGACACTCCTACATACTTGCTTCTTCCCCATTTCCCTGCACATTCATCATCATTTCTTTTAAGAAACAACCTACTCCGTGTCATACAATAAGGTATCATGTCAAAATTTTAGGAACccaacctgttgcaacaggttccttaAAATGGAACCGAaatcggaacctgttgcaacggGTTCCTCAAAATGAGAACCTTAACTTGTTCCTAGAGGTTTCGATTTATGGTACCTTGccatttcaaaaaattaaataaattattggTAATTTATTGGAAAATAGTCTATTTTATGGTTTGGGCTTTCATTGTTTTATTGTTTGGCCTTAAATtgtaattcaatatttttattttccaaaaattagcTTCGATTGTTTTATACTTTGGGCACATGAAGCATTTTTTTATGGCCCATCCCTTATTTAGGGTACGTCATTCGTGTTTACGAGATACCTATTCTGAAAATTTGGGAACCAGAACTTGTTGTAATTCCCAATTTTGTTATCTAGAACCGCGGGTTCCTTAAAGGTTCTGATTTTGATTAGGGTACCCTAActttttgcacacccctactTGCAATAGGTGATTTAACACACTTGACTTGTCAGAGACTAGTTTGACCATAATTAAATACGAAGTACAATTAtacattaataaaaaattaggtaaaattgacaaaaaccaccttttaaatgAGTGATTTTGCAAGAAACTACCTTAAATAAAATTGCGAGGAGAAACGTaatttatgcatttttatgtgAGAGACCAACTTTTGTCGAATTTTGACAGTTCACTCGGTTTTAAGGTGTTGACTATGCATATGTCATCccaaaatttgtcaaaaaacacgtttttttaaaaaaatgtgaaAACCACCTTTCAAAAATAATTGCGAGAAGAAACCTTATTTGTAACATTTTTTGCTGAATTTTAGTTTCACTTAAATAGAGTTTTTTCCGACTTTTAAATTTTTGCCGACCGgttaagttaaaaaaaaaatatatatatatatatatatatatatatatatatatatatatatatatatatatatattgtaaattattttgtatatttttatagccgttacaaaaaaaaaatagcttATACCATGCGGAGATAAGTGGAACATAAGCCCATACAAAACTTAGTTTGTCATCAATTCACCTCCTAAATTTAAAAGTACGTGACATAAGAAATACTTCCACCGATTTAAAATAGTTGCGGTGCAACACTTTGTTTtttcactattcacataatttattttgtttatttttatgaacTATACTTTaggaaaaacatattcatgtgggatcttgttagattcgtcttatcATTATTCTTACAACCAATTATTACACATATACCCAAACAAACCAAGATTTCAATTTTCTTAATCTCCTCCCCGATTTCAACCGGGAAGAACTTTTTTACCTTTCTCTCtatactttcattaatttttgtcaggtggtgaaaaattatgtgaattcatgaaaaataagaaaaCGGGGTAAGAGAAAATAGTTAAGTACATGAAATAGTAGAAAAATAGAATATATTAgaaatattaccgttattgtggTGCCCCCTTgacattttaatttatttttcaattttcaggtaataaaaaataagttttaaacttttttttaggtggtaaaatacaagttttagttttttaaatgataaaaaataatgttttgatttttttagttggtaaaaaacaatttgtcctaaAATTAATAGGAGTATATAAATGGTGTAATAGTGAAACTGTTACTGCTGGGATGACTAGATACAGAAAACAAGTAGGAGCAGCACAATAATTAAAAACTGACAAGATCTAGTTTTCCTCGTGCCTCCAAATTTAAGATCTAACCACCATATTCAGTCTACAGAACAACAATACTGCTTTAGTTCAATGTTACACACAACTTGATAGCTGATGGGCCACATTTTTCGACCAAAAATAAGAAAGGGCCACACTAGCCATTATTATGCTATGAGAATAACTCATTAGTGGTGAACAAAACCGATTAGACTCCATTTGATTGGATTTAA contains these protein-coding regions:
- the LOC110779662 gene encoding D-3-phosphoglycerate dehydrogenase 2, chloroplastic is translated as MATSAKTSSIFSSVAQNQPKKLSLFHENNNTSLCYFVRKSSSKNLINLSLKKSKHLNSVVTKNALNTNTIDLSTTTKEPSVGSNGTGEKQTRPMILVSEKLGEAGLSVLREFGDVDCLYDLTPEDLCNKITQYDALIVRSGTKVNRAVFEAAKGGLKVVGRAGVGIDNVDLQAATEYGSLVVNAPTANTIAAAEHGIALLTSMARNVAQADASMKAGKWGRSKYVGVSLVGKTLAIMGFGKVGSEVARRAKGLGMHVIAHDPYAPADRARAVGVELVSFDQAISTADFVSLHMPLTPATKKVFNDTTFSKMKKGVRLVNVARGGVIDEDALIRALDTGIVAQAALDVFSEEPPSKDSKLVQHQNVTVTPHLGASTKEAQEGVAIEIAEAVTGALKGELSATAVNAPMVPAEVLSELAPYIQLAEKLGRLAVQLVAGGSGIQTIKVSYRSARGPDDLDTRLLRAMITKGIIEPISDMHINLVNADFTAKQKGLRITEERVSADSSHENPIHSLQIQIPNVQSKFESTISEKGDISIEGKVKDGIPHLTRVGSFAVDVSLEGNIILCRQVDQPGMIGKVGNILADNNVNVNFMSVGRTSKKHKAIMAIGVDEEPQEDALSKIGQVQAVEEFVFLKL
- the LOC110785206 gene encoding receptor-like protein kinase, whose translation is MEEARYFTFSCTIFMLFFIPVLFQTAFSLTSDENALTSLFANWVVPNSVKLNWVSSNSSPCSWVGIQCDKTHHVVSLSLSNFSISGVLGAEIGELSHLKSIDLSFNNISGTIPADISNCSLLRSLDLSNNHLSGEIPETLGNLHKLRVLSLYNNFLTSWIPESLFGISHLQSLFLSDNQLRGSIPSNIGNASELVSLYLYGNQLSGIIPSSLGDCTALTEVLLSDNQLVGLLPESLNNLENLSYLDVSSNSLEGSIPIGSGSGSCENLQGIVLSFNKFGGVIPHGLGNCSNMELFSVVNNHLTGNIPASLGRLSKLSELYLSENFLSGKIPPELGNCESLTKLHLKENKLVGEIPTELGFLSKLSNLELFNNRLTGEFPLSIWKIQTLEHVMIYGNSLSGELPQELTELMNLKNISLHENHFSGVIPRGLGINSSLVQVEFTNNKFSGEIPPHLCFGKQLKVLNMGQNMLSGGVPPDIGSCSSLTRLRLNQNKLTGMLPEFSENHNLLFMDLSENNIRGKVPPSLGNCRNITAINLSLNNLTGFLPPELGNLTNLQAVNLSRNCLGGPLPPQLGNWNNLLQFDMAFNSLNGSIPSTLRSWTLLSTLNLRENSLSGDVPSFLSELQMLSELQLGGNLLQGEIPSTIGLLTNLKYALNLSNNKLTGELPSSLGALANLQQLDVSHNNLSGSLSTLGNIPSLVEVDVSYNLFSGPIPSTLMNLLNKSPSSFFGNSQLCVDCSHVTDSNCTAQRYIMPSCDDGIGSKNHRSGFDSIHIAIIALGSSLFVVLLALFVYFICVRGRGGGQKEDVELSNQEGTSFLLNKIMEATENLNEKYIIGRGAHGTVYKASLGPEKIYAVKKLDFGGSNESMIREVQTLGKIRHRNLVKLEGFWLRKGYGLILYDYMENGSLRDVLQQTDPPWDVRYKIALGMAQGLAYLHFDCIPAIIHRDIKPENILLDSDMEPHISDFGIAKLLDQSPISAQSLAVPGTTGYIAPENAFATKRSNQSDVYSYGVVMLELLTRKKAVDASFPEGMDLVGWVRSALECSEPNDHVIDETLREEYLDSKIMEQVLDVLSIALRCTEREPGKRPTMRGVVKQLEDINPAARGKRS